In the Astatotilapia calliptera chromosome 5, fAstCal1.2, whole genome shotgun sequence genome, one interval contains:
- the stat2 gene encoding signal transducer and activator of transcription 2 isoform X2, translating to MAQWDRLRQLPIAYRQQLHELYDRDALPMDVRHYLAPWIEKQEWQRAARDHAFAMVLFQVLLENLDIQHSRFVQEESFLLQHNIRRYKQNFQRYVDDPCALATTILWFLEKEKEILESAELAEKVQLLQVEPEAMETSSQQDLERKLAGLRNEVQCMEHTIICLEEQQDEFDFKFQTQKLEAVVDEARKKEQIKALQLLVNKLNNCRKSTLSGLNDILDRIQDIIDVLVKKELVEWQRRQQKACIGALDNVCLDQLEKWFSCVAVCLFQVWEFLTKLEELVGKVSYENDPVKAQNPTLQKRVDTLLRDLLKSSFVVETQPSMPQGKGSLVLRTNVQFSVKARLLVKFPELNHSMKVDVSMDKEAPQIKGYRRFNVLGTKIKALNMAESTNGGMVADFRHLTLKEQKSGGGGKGVSDISLSVTEELHIIYFNTVFELKGFSVELQASTLPVVIISNSSQQQSAWASVLWFNMLSQDPKDVMFFANTPAATWPQFGEMLSWQFLSATKRGLDDTQLEMIANKLFGKKPNYDSCTVPWSKFTKENTPDTFWVWFDGILMMVKTYLEDLWRDGLIMGFVTKGKEKSLLKKKKRGTFLLRFSESVIGGITFSWVEITVTGEPDVKTVQPFTKVDLSQIPFHEIIRNYQILEAENVPENPLLYLYPDTPKDKAFGKYYTEKSGEDSPYIKYIKTKLVFVSKENTLEARSPMPSDMAQGEGLEPMNGLCGEAAEQDGDLYPLTPPLESYDPDPMMNGSVEDPEPPQDLLMYLNNPNLFDNDLLQDDQSLPDFSLQGFNCLLPQSCGSFP from the exons ATGGCACAGTGGGACAGATTGAGACAGCTTCCTATTGCGTACCGACAGCAGTTACACGAGCTCTATGACAGAGATGCTTTACCCATGGATGTTCGGCACTACCTGGCCCCTTGGATAGAGAAGCAGGAGTG GCAGCGGGCAGCACGGGACCATGCCTTTGCTATGGTGCTGTTCCAGGTCCTGCTTGAGAATCTGGACATCCAACACAGCCGCTTTGTCCAGGAGGAGTCATTTTTACTGCAGCACAACATTAGGCGCTATAAGCAGAACTTTCAG AGGTATGTGGATGATCCGTGTGCTTTGGCAACCACCATCCTTTGGTTTTtggaaaaagagaaggaaatcCTGGAGAGCGCTGAACTGGCTGAAAAG GTCCAGCTTTTGCAAGTTGAGCCAGAGGCAATGGAGACAAGCAGTCAGCAGGACCTTGAACGTAAACTGGCTGGCTTGAGGAATGAAGTGCAG TGTATGGAACATACAATCATATGTCTGGAGGAGCAGCAAGATGAGTTTGATTTTAAATTCCAAACCCAGAAGTTGGAag CTGTGGTAGACGAGGCCAGGAAAAAAGAACAGATTAAAGCGCTTCAGTTGCTTGTCAACAAGTTGAATAACTGCAGGAAG AGCACGTTGTCAGGCCTAAATGATATTCTGGACAGGATTCAGGACATCATTGATGTGCTTGTGAAGAAGGAGCTGGTGGAGTGGCAGAGGAGGCAGCAGAAAGCATGCATTGGTGCTCTGGACAATGTTTGCCTGGATCAGCTGGAAAAGTG GTTCAGCTGTGTGGCAGTGTGTCTGTTCCAGGTGTGGGAGTTTCTTACTAAGTTGGAGGAGCTAGTAGGAAAAGTGTCCTATGAAAATGACCCTGTGAAGGCCCAAAACCCCACACTGCAGAAGAGAGTGGACACTCTTCTAAGAGACTTACTCAAGAG CTCCTTTGTGGTTGAAACTCAGCCATCCATGCCTCAGGGGAAAGGATCTTTGGTTCTCCGCACAAATGTCCAGTTCTCTGTCAAAGCCAG ACTTCTTGTGAAGTTTCCGGAACTGAACCACTCCATGAAAGTGGATGTATCCATGGACAA GGAGGCTCCTCAGATCAAAGG GTATCGACGTTTCAATGTCCTGGGGACTAAAATTAAGGCCTTGAACATGGCTGAGAGCACGAATGGAGGCATGGTGGCAGACTTCAGACATCTG ACTTTGAAGGAGCAGAAATCAGGAGGTGGTGGCAAAGGAGTCAGTGAT ATTTCTCTGAGTGTTACAGAGGAGCTGCATATCATCTACTTCAACACTGTATTTGAGCTGAAAGGCTTCTCTGTTGAGCTGCAG GCCTCCACCCTCCCTGTGGTCATCATCTCAAACTCCAGCCAGCAGCAAAGTGCCTGGGCATCTGTCCTCTGGTTCAACATGCTCAGTCAGGATCCCAAG GATGTTATGTTCTTCGCCAACACTCCTGCAGCTACTTGGCCTCAGTTTGGAGAGATGTTGAGCTGGCAGTTTCTCTCGGCCACAAAACGTGGCCTGGATGACACTCAGCTGGAAATGATTGCAAACAAGCTCTTTG GCAAAAAGCCAAACTATGACAGCTGCACAGTCCCGTGGTCAAAATTTACCAAG GAGAATACTCCTGACACTTTCTGGGTGTGGTTTGATGGCATTTTGATGATGGTGAAAACATACCTTGAGGATCTGTGGAGGGATGG GCTCATCATGGGTTTTGTGACCAAAGGCAAAGAGAAATCTCtcttgaagaagaaaaagagaggcaCGTTCTTGTTGCGTTTCAGTGAAAGCGTCATTGGGGGAATTACCTTCTCCTGGGTGGAGATCACTGTGACTG GTGAGCCTGATGTAAAGACAGTCCAGCCCTTCACCAAAGTTGACCTTTCCCAGATTCCCTTCCATGAAATCATTCGAAATTACCAGATCTTAGAAGCTGAAAATGTCCCAGAAAATCCTCTACTCTACCTGTATCCGGACACCCCGAAAGATAAGGCTTTTGGAAAGTATTACACTGAGAAGAGTGGAG agGACAGTCCATACATAAAGTACATCAAAACCAAGCTGGTGTTTGTTTCCAAGGA GAACACACTGGAGGCCAGGTCACCCATGCCCTCTGACATGGCACAGGGTGAAGGCCTGGAGCCAATGAATGGCCTGTGTGGAGAGGCAGCTG AACAAGACGGGGATCTTTATCCTCTGACGCCACCACTGGAATCTTATGACCCTGATCCCATGATGAATGGCTCTGTTGAAGACCCAGAACCACCGCAGGATCTGCTGATGTATCTCAACAATCCAAACCTTTTTGACAACGACCTCCTGCAAGATGACCAATCTCTGCCTGATTTCAGCCTTCAAGGATTTAACTGTCTGCTCCCACAGTCCTGTGGCAGCTTCCCTTAG
- the apof gene encoding uncharacterized protein apof, with translation MMSSKLKWLIVIQLLLNEQALCRVPPPLVQKSTLLPGSDTHEAVEVSKQNLDSLLGSQVQSGLLPEEKSKRIRSAQRMTSVLGAKLQEQIQAHLHIQGNISCEELLSASAVDDSLSSMFPQELLGLSLVPVLVVAGCPKEAQTLLLKLYDLLGVADTEELLMEVEGLIERRMSKSAAAPTPTSASLPSGRDQTQRHIKAVMFNIEQLAFVGEGNTIQEGHCEGWSRVNGTVLIGNAVEGGTGGLEDAVSSCESLGFLCAGVTSSGRHTPGMYQAVWKKGSRILPSESTESETWIHQCSATAATGHRWKRSTQRNCINKSEQRVYSVMEWIPGVSTLYNLGTAVYYASVNCSETAKERAILSAVDLGTDALMVATGGTAGVAGYALGAGVKTGVKAGVKYLLNSMKEEDDMLVNQFSVEEGVITID, from the coding sequence ATGATGTCCTCCAAGCTGAAGTGGCTGATTGTGATCCAGCTCCTGCTGAATGAACAGGCCTTGTGCAGGGTCCCACCTCCTTTGGTGCAAAAGAGCACTCTGCTTCCAGGAAGTGACACCCATGAAGCTGTAGAGGTGTCCAAACAGAATCTGGACTCTCTCCTGGGATCTCAAGTTCAGTCTGGTCTCTTACCTGAGGAAAAATCTAAAAGAATCCGATCTGCCCAACGAATGACATCGGTCCTTGGGGCGAAGCTTCAGGAGCAGATTCAAGCTCATTTACATATTCAGGGGAACATCAGCTGTGAGGAGCTGCTGTCAGCCAGCGCTGTGGATGACTCGCTGTCCTCCATGTTTCCACAGGAGCTGTTGGGTCTCTCTTTGGTGCCTGTGTTGGTGGTGGCAGGGTGCCCAAAGGAAGCACAGACCCTGTTGCTGAAGCTGTATGATCTGCTGGGAGTGGCTGATACAGAGGAGCTCCTGATGGAGGTAGAAGGCCTAATAGAGCGAAGGATGAGTAAATCAGCAGCTGCACCAACACCCACATCAGCATCATTGCCTTCAGGGAGAGATCAAACTCAGCGACACATAAAAGCTGTGATGTTTAACATTGAGCAGCTGGCATTCGTGGGAGAAGGCAACACTATTCAGGAGGGGCACTGCGAGGGTTGGAGTCGAGTAAATGGGACCGTGCTGATAGGAAACGCTGTGGAGGGAGGCACAGGTGGACTGGAGGATGctgtgagcagctgtgaaaGCCTGGGATTCCTGTGTGCTGGTGTGACCAGCAGTGGGCGTCACACACCCGGGATGTACCAggcagtgtggaaaaaaggtAGTCGCATATTGCCATCTGAATCCACAGAATCTGAGACCTGGATCCATCAGTGCAGCGCCACAGCAGCAACTGGTCACCGGTGGAAGCGCAGCACCCAGAGGAACTGCATCAACAAAAGCGAGCAGCGCGTGTACAGTGTAATGGAGTGGATCCCTGGAGTCAGCACACTCTATAACCTTGGCACAGCTGTGTATTACGCCTCAGTCAACTGTTCTGAAACAGCCAAGGAGAGAGCCATCCTGAGCGCCGTTGACCTCGGAACAGATGCCCTCATGGTCGCCACGGGTGGGACTGCTGGGGTAGCAGGCTATGCTCTGGGTGCAGGGGTGAAGACCGGAGTGAAAGCTGGGGTCAAGTATCTGCTCAACTCCATGAAGGAGGAAGATGACATGCTGGTGAACCAGTTCAGCGTGGAGGAGGGTGTCATCACCATAGACTGA
- the LOC113021710 gene encoding G-protein coupled receptor 84-like has translation MMNQTNHTEDVFSCYSPSVEIYRYFAVLWGCAVTITGTVGNLMTVLAFVLDPHLRTRFNVLIVNLAVADLLYCTILQPISVDSYLHLRWRSGHLWCRIFGLLLFLSNSVSIITLCLVAVGRYLLVAKRAVFDRVFSNHGLTLLIIFAWALGLVSFGPLWSVYVFVPQVCTCSFHRTEGRPYTTILLFFYFFIGLGIVGAFYLLIYKKVQAASQALLRYRLSRRSSKTKPANSVQGTDDSGVESGIKTCTSDLSSHEISQNMDVKNQNVTCEKSSFFTTSNDTALNSSAAQKPSTDIIEKPPTTTPAKTAHSSHSATSGDDSEFKRVTRMCFTVFLCFVFCFVPFLLLNIADKQNRAPQVLHMFCANLTWLNSCINPVLYAIMNRQFRQAYHVVLSKMAAPFTRLYSR, from the coding sequence ATGATGAATCAAACAAACCACACCGAGGATGTCTTCTCCTGCTACAGTCCTTCTGTTGAAATCTACCGGTACTTCGCTGTGCTGTGGGGATGTGCTGTAACCATCACGGGTACGGTCGGGAACCTGATGACCGTTCTGGCTTTCGTTTTAGACCCACATCTGAGGACTCGCTTCAATGTGCTCATTGTCAACCTGGCTGTCGCTGATCTCTTGTACTGCACCATCCTGCAGCCCATCTCCGTCGACTCCTATCTACACCTCAGGTGGCGCAGTGGTCATCTGTGGTGCAGAATCTTcggcctgctcctcttcctctccaacTCTGTCTCCATCATTACCCTCTGCCTGGTAGCAGTGGGCAGATATCTCCTGGTCGCAAAGAGAGCTGTGTTTGACCGTGTTTTTTCTAACCACGGTCTTACTTTACTCATCATCTTTGCGTGGGCGCTCGGCCTGGTCAGCTTTGGTCCACTCTGGTCTGTCTATGTGTTTGTGCCACAGGTGTGCACTTGCAGCTTCCATCGTACCGAGGGTCGTCCTTACACCACCATCctgctatttttttatttttttattggtcTGGGCATTGTTGGTGCATTCTACCTGCTCATTTACAAAAAAGTTCAGGCTGCATCACAGGCTCTGCTCCGCTACAGACTCAGCCGCCGGTCATCCAAGACAAAACCAGCAAATTCAGTTCAAGGGACCGACGACAGCGGTGTGGAGAGCGGCATAAAGACATGCACCTCTGATCTGAGCAGCCATGAAATATCCCAAAACATGGATGtgaaaaatcaaaatgtgaCCTGTGAAAAGTCTTCCTTTTTCACCACAAGCAATGACACAGCATTAAATTCATCAGCAGCACAGAAGCCTTCCACTGATATCATCGAAAAACCACCTACAACCACACCTGCTAAAACAGCTCACTCATCGCATTCTGCAACCTCAGGGGACGACAGTGAATTCAAGCGTGTGACACGGATGTGCTTCactgttttcctctgttttgtgtTCTGCTTTGTCCCATTTCTGTTGCTGAACATAGCCGACAAACAGAACCGCGCTCCACAGGTATTGCACATGTTCTGTGCCAATCTCACCTGGCTCAACAGCTGCATTAACCCTGTGCTGTATGCCATCATGAACCGCCAGTTTCGACAGGCCTATCATGTGGTGCTGAGTAAGATGGCGGCTCCCTTTACCCGCCTCTACAGCAGGTAA
- the stat2 gene encoding signal transducer and activator of transcription 2 isoform X1, whose amino-acid sequence MAQWDRLRQLPIAYRQQLHELYDRDALPMDVRHYLAPWIEKQEWQRAARDHAFAMVLFQVLLENLDIQHSRFVQEESFLLQHNIRRYKQNFQRYVDDPCALATTILWFLEKEKEILESAELAEKVQLLQVEPEAMETSSQQDLERKLAGLRNEVQCMEHTIICLEEQQDEFDFKFQTQKLEAAVVDEARKKEQIKALQLLVNKLNNCRKSTLSGLNDILDRIQDIIDVLVKKELVEWQRRQQKACIGALDNVCLDQLEKWFSCVAVCLFQVWEFLTKLEELVGKVSYENDPVKAQNPTLQKRVDTLLRDLLKSSFVVETQPSMPQGKGSLVLRTNVQFSVKARLLVKFPELNHSMKVDVSMDKEAPQIKGYRRFNVLGTKIKALNMAESTNGGMVADFRHLTLKEQKSGGGGKGVSDISLSVTEELHIIYFNTVFELKGFSVELQASTLPVVIISNSSQQQSAWASVLWFNMLSQDPKDVMFFANTPAATWPQFGEMLSWQFLSATKRGLDDTQLEMIANKLFGKKPNYDSCTVPWSKFTKENTPDTFWVWFDGILMMVKTYLEDLWRDGLIMGFVTKGKEKSLLKKKKRGTFLLRFSESVIGGITFSWVEITVTGEPDVKTVQPFTKVDLSQIPFHEIIRNYQILEAENVPENPLLYLYPDTPKDKAFGKYYTEKSGEDSPYIKYIKTKLVFVSKENTLEARSPMPSDMAQGEGLEPMNGLCGEAAEQDGDLYPLTPPLESYDPDPMMNGSVEDPEPPQDLLMYLNNPNLFDNDLLQDDQSLPDFSLQGFNCLLPQSCGSFP is encoded by the exons ATGGCACAGTGGGACAGATTGAGACAGCTTCCTATTGCGTACCGACAGCAGTTACACGAGCTCTATGACAGAGATGCTTTACCCATGGATGTTCGGCACTACCTGGCCCCTTGGATAGAGAAGCAGGAGTG GCAGCGGGCAGCACGGGACCATGCCTTTGCTATGGTGCTGTTCCAGGTCCTGCTTGAGAATCTGGACATCCAACACAGCCGCTTTGTCCAGGAGGAGTCATTTTTACTGCAGCACAACATTAGGCGCTATAAGCAGAACTTTCAG AGGTATGTGGATGATCCGTGTGCTTTGGCAACCACCATCCTTTGGTTTTtggaaaaagagaaggaaatcCTGGAGAGCGCTGAACTGGCTGAAAAG GTCCAGCTTTTGCAAGTTGAGCCAGAGGCAATGGAGACAAGCAGTCAGCAGGACCTTGAACGTAAACTGGCTGGCTTGAGGAATGAAGTGCAG TGTATGGAACATACAATCATATGTCTGGAGGAGCAGCAAGATGAGTTTGATTTTAAATTCCAAACCCAGAAGTTGGAag CAGCTGTGGTAGACGAGGCCAGGAAAAAAGAACAGATTAAAGCGCTTCAGTTGCTTGTCAACAAGTTGAATAACTGCAGGAAG AGCACGTTGTCAGGCCTAAATGATATTCTGGACAGGATTCAGGACATCATTGATGTGCTTGTGAAGAAGGAGCTGGTGGAGTGGCAGAGGAGGCAGCAGAAAGCATGCATTGGTGCTCTGGACAATGTTTGCCTGGATCAGCTGGAAAAGTG GTTCAGCTGTGTGGCAGTGTGTCTGTTCCAGGTGTGGGAGTTTCTTACTAAGTTGGAGGAGCTAGTAGGAAAAGTGTCCTATGAAAATGACCCTGTGAAGGCCCAAAACCCCACACTGCAGAAGAGAGTGGACACTCTTCTAAGAGACTTACTCAAGAG CTCCTTTGTGGTTGAAACTCAGCCATCCATGCCTCAGGGGAAAGGATCTTTGGTTCTCCGCACAAATGTCCAGTTCTCTGTCAAAGCCAG ACTTCTTGTGAAGTTTCCGGAACTGAACCACTCCATGAAAGTGGATGTATCCATGGACAA GGAGGCTCCTCAGATCAAAGG GTATCGACGTTTCAATGTCCTGGGGACTAAAATTAAGGCCTTGAACATGGCTGAGAGCACGAATGGAGGCATGGTGGCAGACTTCAGACATCTG ACTTTGAAGGAGCAGAAATCAGGAGGTGGTGGCAAAGGAGTCAGTGAT ATTTCTCTGAGTGTTACAGAGGAGCTGCATATCATCTACTTCAACACTGTATTTGAGCTGAAAGGCTTCTCTGTTGAGCTGCAG GCCTCCACCCTCCCTGTGGTCATCATCTCAAACTCCAGCCAGCAGCAAAGTGCCTGGGCATCTGTCCTCTGGTTCAACATGCTCAGTCAGGATCCCAAG GATGTTATGTTCTTCGCCAACACTCCTGCAGCTACTTGGCCTCAGTTTGGAGAGATGTTGAGCTGGCAGTTTCTCTCGGCCACAAAACGTGGCCTGGATGACACTCAGCTGGAAATGATTGCAAACAAGCTCTTTG GCAAAAAGCCAAACTATGACAGCTGCACAGTCCCGTGGTCAAAATTTACCAAG GAGAATACTCCTGACACTTTCTGGGTGTGGTTTGATGGCATTTTGATGATGGTGAAAACATACCTTGAGGATCTGTGGAGGGATGG GCTCATCATGGGTTTTGTGACCAAAGGCAAAGAGAAATCTCtcttgaagaagaaaaagagaggcaCGTTCTTGTTGCGTTTCAGTGAAAGCGTCATTGGGGGAATTACCTTCTCCTGGGTGGAGATCACTGTGACTG GTGAGCCTGATGTAAAGACAGTCCAGCCCTTCACCAAAGTTGACCTTTCCCAGATTCCCTTCCATGAAATCATTCGAAATTACCAGATCTTAGAAGCTGAAAATGTCCCAGAAAATCCTCTACTCTACCTGTATCCGGACACCCCGAAAGATAAGGCTTTTGGAAAGTATTACACTGAGAAGAGTGGAG agGACAGTCCATACATAAAGTACATCAAAACCAAGCTGGTGTTTGTTTCCAAGGA GAACACACTGGAGGCCAGGTCACCCATGCCCTCTGACATGGCACAGGGTGAAGGCCTGGAGCCAATGAATGGCCTGTGTGGAGAGGCAGCTG AACAAGACGGGGATCTTTATCCTCTGACGCCACCACTGGAATCTTATGACCCTGATCCCATGATGAATGGCTCTGTTGAAGACCCAGAACCACCGCAGGATCTGCTGATGTATCTCAACAATCCAAACCTTTTTGACAACGACCTCCTGCAAGATGACCAATCTCTGCCTGATTTCAGCCTTCAAGGATTTAACTGTCTGCTCCCACAGTCCTGTGGCAGCTTCCCTTAG